The region TTCTCACCCGAATGCAGACCAACACCAGTGGCCCGGATGATGTTCTTCAGTGTGCGTTGTTTAATCATGTACGGGTTCCGCTTAGTTGCGAATAGTTTTCAACAAGTCGGCGTGCATCATAGCAAAACACGCCTTTGTTGAATACTGATCAGACCTATACGAGTGATTGACAGAGTCTATCTCTCAGTCAGCCTGCCTGCGCAAGAACGCCGGAATATCCAGGTAATCCAGATCTTCGGCCGGCTGGCTCAGGCGCGCGGCCGCAGCATTGCCGCCTACACTCGGATTACGCATGACGGTAGGACGGTCCAGTTCATTATAGTTGGGCGCGGAGCCTTCGGTATGACGATGGCGTGTCGCGGGCGTATTGTCGACGACCTTGACCGGCTTCTCGATGCGCGGACCCAGACCCGTGGCCACAACAGTCACTCGCAGCTCGTCACGCAGCTCAGGATCAATAACGGTGCCTACAACCACTGTAGCAGTCTCCGAGGCAAACTCCTCGACGGTGCTACCTACTTCAGAGAACTCGCCCAGCGACAGATCCGGACCGGCCGTAATATTGACCAGAATGCCGCGAGCGCCCATCAGGTTCACGTCTTCCAGCAACGGACTGCGGATAGCCGCTTCAGCCGCTTCGCGCGCACGGTTCGGGCCGCTTGCATGACCGGTACCCATCATGGCCATGCCCATCTCGCTCATGACTGTCTTCACGTCAGCAAAGTCGACGTTGATCATACCTGGACGCATGATCAGATCGGCGATGCCCTGGACCGCGCCGAGCAGCACGTCGTTGGCCTTGCTGAAGGCAGCCAACAGGCTGGCGTCCTTACCCAGAACCGTCAGCAGCTTTTCGTTGGGGATGGTGATCAACGAGTCCACATGCAGGCTCAGCTCGCGGATGCCTTCCTCGGCAATCTGCATACGCTTACGGCCTTCAAACGGGAACGGCTTGGTTACTACGGCAACGGTCAAGATGCCCATTTCGCGAGCGACTTCGGCAACAATCGGCGCAGCACCCGTACCGGTACCGCCGCCCATGCCTGCGGTGATGAAGACCATATCCGAGCCTTGCAGTACCTCAGCAATGCGCTCGCGGTCTTCAATGGCCGCTTCACGACCGATCAACGGGTTGGCACCAGCGCCCAGGCCCTTGGTGACTTCAGAGCCAAGCTGCAGAACCGTGCGTGCGCTGATGTTCTTCAGCGCCTGAGCATCGGTGTTGGCGCAGATGAAATCCACGCCTTCGACGTTGTTGATGACCATATGCTGGAGCGCATTACCGCCGCCGCCACCGACACCAACTACTTTTATAACTGCGTTTTGAGGAACGTTATCAATTAATTCAAACATGGTTCCATCTCCTGAGTTTTAACTCGTTTCGTTATTTCGGCCCGCTTTAGCGGGTCTGTTTAAAAATTGCCCTGGAACCACTTCTTCATGCGTCCCAACGGCGATGTTTTGCCCTGCTCCGGGCTACTGCTACCTTGCTCGTGGTGCTTGATGCCGTAGTGCAACAAGCCGACCCCTGTTGAATAAATGGGGTTACGCACCACATCAGTCAGTCCCTTGAATTCCTGTGGTACGCCGAGGCGTACCGGCATGTGGAATATCTCTTCTGCCAATTCCACGGCGCCTTCCATTTTTGCGGTTCCGCCGGTCAGTACGATGCCGGCGGGGACCATGTCTTCGTATCCTGAGCGACGCAGTTCAGCCTGGATCAGGGTGAACAATTCGTCGTAGCGCGGCTCAACCACTTCGGCCAGCGCCTGGCGCGAGAGGTCGCGGGGCGGACGTTCGCCGACGCTCGGAACCTTGATGGTTTCTTCCGGGCCGGCCAGTTTGGCCAGCGCGCACGCGTAACGGATCTTGATTTCTTCGGCGTACTGCGTAGGCGTACGCAGTGCCATGGCGATATCGTTGGTGACCTGATCACCGGCGATCGGAATTACCGCGGTGTGCCGGATCGCGCCTTCGGTGAAGATGGCGATATCCGTGGTACCGCCACCGATGTCGACCATGCACACGCCCAGCTCTTTTTCGTCCTCGGTGAGTACGGCGTAGCTGGAGGCGAGTTGCTCGAGAATCACGTCCTCGACCTCAAGCCCGCAGCGGCGGATGCACTTCTCGATGTTCTGCACTGCGTTGAGCGCGCACGTCACCAGGTGTACCTTGGCTTCCAGACGCACGCCCGACATTCCCAATGGCTCGCGCACGCCTTCCTGGTTATCGATCACGTATTCCTGCGGGAGGATATGCAGCACCTTCTGGTCAGCCGGGATCGCAACCGCCTGCCCCGCGTCGAGAACGCGTTCTATGTCTGCCTTGACCACTTCCCGATCACGAATGGCGACGATGCCGTGAGAGTTGAGGCTGCGAATATGATTGCCAGCCAGCCCTGCAAACACCGAATGAATCTGGCAGCCAGCCATCAGCTCCGCTTCTTCAATAGCGCGCTGGATTGACTGCACGGTGGATTCGATATTGACCACTACGCCTTTTTTCAGGCCTCGGGAGGGATGAGAGCCGATGCCGACGATTTCGAGTTCGCCGTCAGAGCCAATCTCACCCACAAGCGCGACCACCTTGGAGGTGCCAATATCGAGCCCGACTATCATCCTGGTACCCTGCTTGCTAGCCATAATCTTTCGGTTACTCTCCCGTTTCATCTTGAGCAGCCGGCTCGTGCCAGGCTACTGCCATGCTGTTGCTGTAACGCAAATCAACCCGCGCTATCTGATCCCGCCGCTCTGACAACACGAGCTGGTCGATGGTCAGGAATCGCTTCATTTTTTCTACGACGTCATCGCGTCCTAGCAATATCTGGATCCCGTCCTGGGTGGTCAGGAACCAGCTACCGCGCTCGCGCAGTTCCAGCTCAGCTACACCGTGGCCGTAAGGCCGTAGCAGTCGGTTGAACTGCTGATAGTTCTGCATCACCCGCCGCTTGGCGCGCTCCGGCCCGGTCAGACGCGGCAATTCGTCGAAGCGGTCGATATGTTCAGGCGAGAAGGCCTCGCCGGCGTTATTCAGCAGGGCGGTATCGCCCCACCGCGCGACCGGCAATTGCTCGTCCAGATTGACTACCAGACGGTCAGGCCAAACCCGTTTTACCGACGCTCCGGACACCCAGGACATGGCGTTGAGCTCGGCACTCAGCCCGTCGATATCGATGCCGAGAAAACTCTCGTCCAGATAGGGCTGGATAACCTGCTGCACCGCCTCGCGGTCGATGTATTGCAGATCCCCTTCGACGTTGATCACACTGATCGGCCGATCCGCTTGAGGCATCAGCTGGGTACCAAGCGCGTAAAGGCCGCCTGCGAGAACCAGCAACAGCACCGGCCACATCAGTTGCTGCAGGCGATCGCCCATTCCGGTCAGCCGGGGCCAACGCAGGTTCGGCCGAGACCACTTGCGTGGTGCGGGCGTCACGACGCGCACAGCACCACGAGCCGGGGACTGACGTCGCACCAGAGACTTGCTCGTACGCTGATCACGCACCATCAACCCCAACATGGTCCGGCCCTCAATACCCGGCGCCGGCAAGAATCGCCAGCACCAGATCGGTGAATGTCATCCCGGCGGCCGCAGCCGCCATGGGCACCAGGCTGTGGTCGGTCATACCGGGCACAGTGTTCACTTCAAGCAGGTAGAAACGCCCCGCCTCGTCCTGCATCACATCTACGCGGCCCCAGCCCCTGCAACCAACGGCATGGAATGCCTTCAAACACAGCTCTGCCAGTTCGGCTTCCTTGTCAGCGGGCAAGCCGCACGGACACTGATATTGAGTGTCGTTAGCCAGATACTTGGCGTCGTAATCGTAAAAGGTATGCGGGGTGCTCAAGCGGATCGCCGGCAACGCACGGTCATCCAGAATCGCGACGGTGAATTCGGCCCCCGTGATCCACTGCTCGACCAGCGTCTGGTCGTCGTAGGCGCGGGCGTCCTCACAGGCCTGTTCGAGTTCGGCCAGATTGTTGACCTTGGCCATACCTATGCTCGAGCCCTCATGGACCGGCTTGACGATCAGCGGTGTACCCAGCGTATCGATGATTGGTGGGCAGTCCGAGCGCTCGCTTAGCAAGGCGTGCTCCGGCGTGGACAGCCCAAGGCTGCGCCAGATCAGTTTGGTACGCAGCTTGTCCATACCCAATGCGGAAGCCATAACGCCGCTGCCGGTATAAGGAATTTTCAGGCTTTCAAGCAGCCCCTGAAGGCTACCGTCTTCACCGCCACGACCATGAAGGGCGATGAAAACCCGGTCCGGACGGTTGATAATAAGCTGTTCGGCGAGATCCGCACCCGCATCAATGCCATAGACGTCGACGCCTGCACTGCGCAATGCATCCAGCACCGCAGCGCCGGACTTCAGCGATACCTTACGCTCGGCGGATGTACCGCCGTAGAGGACTGCGACCTTGCCAAACCGGGTCGGTTCAATCATCAGACCTGCCCTCCCTGAGCGCTCAAGCGTGTCAGCGCGTCGGCTAACTGCGGCGCCAGTCCGGCAATGTCGCCAGCGCCCTGGGTCAAGAGAATATCGCCGGGCTTCAGCACGGCTTTCAGCAGGGGCATGACGTCAGCATCACGCTCTACATAGATAGGATCGATCTGACCACGCTGACGGATGCTGCGGCACAACTGTTTGCTGTCCGCGCCCGGCACCGGCTCTTCTCCTGCCGGGTAGACCTCCATCAGCAGCAAGGCGTTGGTCTCGCCCAGAACCTGTACGAAGTCCTCATACAGGTCACGCGTGCGGCTATAACGGTGCGGCTGATAAATCATCACCAGGCGCCGCTCGGGCCAGCCGGCACGTACGGCCTTGATCACTGCGCCCACTTCGCGGGGATGGTGGCCGTAATCGTCAACCAGCATTACTTCGCCGCCGTCCAGCGCGTAATCGCCATATACTTGGAAGCGGCGCCCTACGCCTTCGAACCCAGTCAGACCCTTGACAATGGCGGCATCGCTGACGCCTTCATCGGTGGCCACTGCAATGGTCGCAAGCGCATTCAGCACGTTATGAACGCCCGGCATGTTGACCCAAAGTTTCAGGTCTTCGTGGCCGTCGCGCTGCACGGTAAAGAATGTCGACATGCCCTTCTGATGAATATCCACGGCGCGTACATCGGCGTCGCTGGACTGCCCGTAGGTAATGACCTGACGGTTGATTTGCGGAAGGATCTCGCGCACGACCGGATCATCGATACACAGCACAGCCAGTCCGTAAAACGGCAGGTTGTGCAGAAAATCAACGAAGGTGCGCTTGAGCCGGTTGAAGTCACCTTCGTAGGTCGCCATATGATCGGCGTCGATATTGGTGACGATGGCAACCATCGGCTGCAGATGCAGGAAGGAGGCGTCGCTCTCGTCTGCCTCGGCAACCAGGTAACGGCTCTCACCCAATTGTGCATTGGTGCCCGCACTGGTCAGCTTGCCACCAATAACGAAGGTAGGGCTTAACCCTTCAGCCGCCAGGACCGAGGCGATCAGGCTGGTGGTGGTGGTCTTGCCATGTGTTCCCGCCACTGCGATGCCATGCCGGTAGCGCATCAGCTCAGCGAGCATCTCTGCGCGTGGCACAACCGGAATGCGCCGCTCGAATGCAGCCGCGACTTCCGGGTTCTGCTTATTGATCGCACTGGACACCACCAGCACATCAGCTTGCTGGACATTTTCCGGACGATGGCCGATATCAACCCGGGCACCAAAGCTTTCCAGGCGCTGGGTGACGGCGGAACGCTTCAGATCCGAACCGGAAACCATATACCCAAGATTGAGTAATACCTCGGCGATGCCACACATACCCGCCCCGCCGATACCGACAAAGTGAATACGGCGGATGCGGCGCATCTCTGGCAGCGCGAAGGTCGCAGCGGAACGGGGCTTATTCACCACGGGCGACCTCCAGGCAGGCGTTGATCACGTCTGCGGTTGCATTGGGTGCGGCCTGCTTGCGAGCGTTGTCTGCCATCTGTTGCAAAATCTCCGGATGGGTAAAGAGGTATTCCATTCGTTCCGCCAGTAGTTCTTTGGTCAGCGTGGCCTGGGGCAGCAGCTCGGCCGCGCCATGGTCGGCCAGGAAACGCGCGTTTGCGCTCTGATGGTCGTCAATCGCGTGGGGCAAGGGCACCAATAATGACGGGCGCCCTGCTGCTGCGAGTTCACATACGGTGAGCGCGCCGGAGCGGCATACCACCAGGTCAGCCCAGGCATAGGCTGCAGCCATGTCAGCGATGAATGGCTCGACCTTCGCCTCGACGCCCGCGCTCTTGTATGTCTCGCTGGTCAGCTCAATATGCAGCTTGCCGCACTGGTGCCAGATTTCCGGACGCTTGGATGCATCCACCGCGCCCATCGCTTCGGGCAGCATGCGGTTGAGCGGCAACGCGCCAAGACTGCCGCCAAGTACCAGCAGGCGTGGACGACGCTGGCCGTCCCAGCTCATAGCCGGTACCTGAAAGATTTCTTCCCGCACGGGGTTACCGGTGCTGCGACGCTTGCTGTCGTTCGCAAAGCTGCCCGGAAAGCCTTCGCAGCGGCGGGCCGCGATGGTCGCCAACAGCCGGTTGGCTGTACCGACTACCGCGTTCTGCTCGTGAATGATCACAGGAATCCGCTTCATCCAGGCTGCCAATCCACCGGGACCGGTCACATAGCCACCGGCGCCCAGTACGAAGGCCGGCTGGACCGTACGAATCACTTGTAATGATTGACGCAGTGCGCGAGTCAGACTCAGGGGCGCTTTCAAAAGATCGGCTTTGCTCTTGCCGCGCAGCCCCTGAATGTCGATGTAATGGATCGGGAAATCCGCCGCCGGCACCAGCTCACTTTCAATCCCGCGCCGCGTGCCCAGCCAGTGCACGTCATAGCCCTTGTCGCGCAGTAAACGCGCGCAGGCCAGCGCAGGGAACACATGTCCTCCGGTGCCGCCAGCCATGACCAGAACGCTATTTTTCATTGCCGGCCTCCCGTAACGCCTGACGGCGCTCCCAGTCGATCCGCAGCAACAAGCCCAGGCAGATACAGCACACGACAAGCGAGCTGCCGCCATAACTCAGA is a window of Pseudomonas sp. gcc21 DNA encoding:
- the ftsZ gene encoding cell division protein FtsZ encodes the protein MFELIDNVPQNAVIKVVGVGGGGGNALQHMVINNVEGVDFICANTDAQALKNISARTVLQLGSEVTKGLGAGANPLIGREAAIEDRERIAEVLQGSDMVFITAGMGGGTGTGAAPIVAEVAREMGILTVAVVTKPFPFEGRKRMQIAEEGIRELSLHVDSLITIPNEKLLTVLGKDASLLAAFSKANDVLLGAVQGIADLIMRPGMINVDFADVKTVMSEMGMAMMGTGHASGPNRAREAAEAAIRSPLLEDVNLMGARGILVNITAGPDLSLGEFSEVGSTVEEFASETATVVVGTVIDPELRDELRVTVVATGLGPRIEKPVKVVDNTPATRHRHTEGSAPNYNELDRPTVMRNPSVGGNAAAARLSQPAEDLDYLDIPAFLRRQAD
- a CDS encoding D-alanine--D-alanine ligase; protein product: MIEPTRFGKVAVLYGGTSAERKVSLKSGAAVLDALRSAGVDVYGIDAGADLAEQLIINRPDRVFIALHGRGGEDGSLQGLLESLKIPYTGSGVMASALGMDKLRTKLIWRSLGLSTPEHALLSERSDCPPIIDTLGTPLIVKPVHEGSSIGMAKVNNLAELEQACEDARAYDDQTLVEQWITGAEFTVAILDDRALPAIRLSTPHTFYDYDAKYLANDTQYQCPCGLPADKEAELAELCLKAFHAVGCRGWGRVDVMQDEAGRFYLLEVNTVPGMTDHSLVPMAAAAAGMTFTDLVLAILAGAGY
- the ftsA gene encoding cell division protein FtsA, yielding MASKQGTRMIVGLDIGTSKVVALVGEIGSDGELEIVGIGSHPSRGLKKGVVVNIESTVQSIQRAIEEAELMAGCQIHSVFAGLAGNHIRSLNSHGIVAIRDREVVKADIERVLDAGQAVAIPADQKVLHILPQEYVIDNQEGVREPLGMSGVRLEAKVHLVTCALNAVQNIEKCIRRCGLEVEDVILEQLASSYAVLTEDEKELGVCMVDIGGGTTDIAIFTEGAIRHTAVIPIAGDQVTNDIAMALRTPTQYAEEIKIRYACALAKLAGPEETIKVPSVGERPPRDLSRQALAEVVEPRYDELFTLIQAELRRSGYEDMVPAGIVLTGGTAKMEGAVELAEEIFHMPVRLGVPQEFKGLTDVVRNPIYSTGVGLLHYGIKHHEQGSSSPEQGKTSPLGRMKKWFQGNF
- a CDS encoding cell division protein FtsQ/DivIB; its protein translation is MLGLMVRDQRTSKSLVRRQSPARGAVRVVTPAPRKWSRPNLRWPRLTGMGDRLQQLMWPVLLLVLAGGLYALGTQLMPQADRPISVINVEGDLQYIDREAVQQVIQPYLDESFLGIDIDGLSAELNAMSWVSGASVKRVWPDRLVVNLDEQLPVARWGDTALLNNAGEAFSPEHIDRFDELPRLTGPERAKRRVMQNYQQFNRLLRPYGHGVAELELRERGSWFLTTQDGIQILLGRDDVVEKMKRFLTIDQLVLSERRDQIARVDLRYSNSMAVAWHEPAAQDETGE
- the murC gene encoding UDP-N-acetylmuramate--L-alanine ligase, producing the protein MRRIRRIHFVGIGGAGMCGIAEVLLNLGYMVSGSDLKRSAVTQRLESFGARVDIGHRPENVQQADVLVVSSAINKQNPEVAAAFERRIPVVPRAEMLAELMRYRHGIAVAGTHGKTTTTSLIASVLAAEGLSPTFVIGGKLTSAGTNAQLGESRYLVAEADESDASFLHLQPMVAIVTNIDADHMATYEGDFNRLKRTFVDFLHNLPFYGLAVLCIDDPVVREILPQINRQVITYGQSSDADVRAVDIHQKGMSTFFTVQRDGHEDLKLWVNMPGVHNVLNALATIAVATDEGVSDAAIVKGLTGFEGVGRRFQVYGDYALDGGEVMLVDDYGHHPREVGAVIKAVRAGWPERRLVMIYQPHRYSRTRDLYEDFVQVLGETNALLLMEVYPAGEEPVPGADSKQLCRSIRQRGQIDPIYVERDADVMPLLKAVLKPGDILLTQGAGDIAGLAPQLADALTRLSAQGGQV
- the murG gene encoding undecaprenyldiphospho-muramoylpentapeptide beta-N-acetylglucosaminyltransferase, with protein sequence MKNSVLVMAGGTGGHVFPALACARLLRDKGYDVHWLGTRRGIESELVPAADFPIHYIDIQGLRGKSKADLLKAPLSLTRALRQSLQVIRTVQPAFVLGAGGYVTGPGGLAAWMKRIPVIIHEQNAVVGTANRLLATIAARRCEGFPGSFANDSKRRSTGNPVREEIFQVPAMSWDGQRRPRLLVLGGSLGALPLNRMLPEAMGAVDASKRPEIWHQCGKLHIELTSETYKSAGVEAKVEPFIADMAAAYAWADLVVCRSGALTVCELAAAGRPSLLVPLPHAIDDHQSANARFLADHGAAELLPQATLTKELLAERMEYLFTHPEILQQMADNARKQAAPNATADVINACLEVARGE